One window of Siniperca chuatsi isolate FFG_IHB_CAS linkage group LG15, ASM2008510v1, whole genome shotgun sequence genomic DNA carries:
- the si:dkey-33c12.4 gene encoding stress-induced-phosphoprotein 1, whose translation MPRKKDIVKGGAPIARIRESSRLMRTHESMVDFINGRHPPSSILDVFASGLLGLDFLRTFDGDLDDDLIYSDDDDDDDYDHFYPHSAAHRPLEPHPRIRQLTDEEADKHAKELIKEEERRKEKTEKNKRKKLRKKEKKRLEKENAVKDILPEEEQGKSDSSENQEENPVIESNAEASKSSESGKTHNATEAIGCDESSGNNKEENLVKMKENKEQKDLDLNNSYASTAKSVPEETCNQRPAKERKKNKTNFLEVQQSKEEKPKVVEKPEVQKKKEEKREPNKEKTMDPTAEEFAKRSRELAGTGNRLAASGQYEVAVKCFTDAIKYNPKEFKLFGNRSLCYERMQQYENALRDADVALSMEPNWIKGLFRKGKALCGLKRYYEASLIYKEVLKLESSSAEATQELKRAQTLHLMEMGFTWAQSSEALKTHATLEEAVEALFGVDSKPGPGDASASRDNTDQPVVQQEDDDEGEWIVLQPSRPRMQQVKECDAFGQSRSKSQSPTPHSRNSMKPELFPIWVGSLAPAVTYTTLHELFSRAGTVYSIKMLLEQQCAFVNYTKKEDCDRAIQCINGMVVEGAPLSVRYPNKIHTGLGMSKSAATDSFSRPGPFKKECFFWRTTGCTRQDCTYKHLPEHKNIDKDKFTSRLGNLGIQK comes from the exons ATgccaagaaagaaagacattgtTAAAG GTGGCGCTCCAATAGCTAGAATTCGAGAAAGCTCGAGACTTATGCGCACACAC GAATCTATGGTAGATTTCATAAATGGACGTCATCCTCCGAGCTCTATCCTGGATGTGTTTGCCTCTGGCCTATTAG GTTTAGATTTTTTAAGAACCTTTGACGGAGACCTGGATGACGACCTCATATATTCtgatgacgacgatgatgatgattatgatcaCTTCTATCCACACAGTGCTGCTCACAGGCCTTTAGAACCACATCCACGAATTAGACAACTCACTGATGAG gaggCTGATAAACATGCAAAGGAATTGATAAAAGAAGAGGAACGGCGTAAGGAGAAAACTGAGAAGAACAAGCGTAAGAAATTG cgtaaaaaagaaaagaaacgaCTCGAAAAGGAGAATGCagttaaagacattttacct GAAGAAGAACAAGGGAAGTCGGACTCCTCAGAAAATCAGGAAGAAAATCCTGTTATTGAAAGTAATGCAGAAGCAAGTAAATCTTCTGAATCTGGTAAAACACACAATGCAACTGAGGCAATCGGATGTGATGAAAGCAGTGGTaataataaagaagaaaatcttGTGAAGATGAAAGAGAATAAGGAGCAAAAG GATTTGGATTTAAATAATTCATATGCTTCTACGGCAAAATCGGTGCCTGAGGAGACGTGTAACCAGAGGCctgcaaaagaaagaaaaaagaacaaaacaaattttttggAAGTTCAGCAATCCAAGGAGGAAAAGCCTAAAGTTGTGGAGAAACCTGAAGTTcaaaagaagaaggaagagaaacGTGAACCCAATAAAGAG aaaacaatggaTCCCACTGCAGAAGAGTTTGCAAAAAGAAGTAGAGAGCTTGCtg GTACTGGAAATCGTTTGGCTGCCTCTGGACAGTACGAAGTGGCAGTGAAATGCTTTACTGATGCCATAAAATACAACCCAAAGGAATTTAA GTTATTTGGAAATCGGTCCCTCTGTTATGAAAGAATGCAGCAGTATGAAAACGCTCTCAGGGATGCTGACGTAGCACTCTCCATGGAGCCAAACTGGATAAAAGGTTTATTTAGGAAAGGAAAAGCTCTCTGTGGGCTCAAG AGATACTATGAGGCCTCGCTGATCTATAAGGAGGTGTTGAAGCTGGAAAGTTCGAGCGCTGAAGCCACACAAGAGCTGAAACGAGCACAGACATTGCACCTCATG GAAATGGGATTCACCTGGGCACAGAGCTCTGAGGCCTTGAAAACACATGCCACGTTGGAGGAAGCTGTTGAAGCCCTGTTTGGTGTTGACAGTAAACCAGGTCCTGGAG ATGCCAGTGCCAGTAGGGACAATACAGACCAACCAGTGGTGCAGCAGGAAGACGACGATGAGGGAGAGTGGATTGTCCTACAACCAAGCCGTCCTAGAATGCAGCAGGTCAAAGAGTGTGATGCTTTTGGCCAAAGCAGATCGAAATCTCAGTCACCAACCCCTCATTCAAGGAATTCTATGAAACC GGAGCTTTTCCCCATCTGGGTTGGATCCTTGGCCCCTGCTGTCACCTACACAACACTCCACGAGCTCTTCAGCAG AGCTGGGACAGTCTACAGCATCAAGATGCTGCTGGAACAGCAGTGTGCCTTTGTGAACTACACCAAAAAGGAAGACTGTGACAGAGCCATCCAGTGTATTAAT GGAATGGTGGTAGAGGGGGCTCCACTGTCAGTGCGATATCCCAATAAAATCCACACTGGACTGGGTATGTCCAAATCTGCCGCCACGGACTCCTTTTCACGCCCTGG